The genomic window CAGCAAGTGCAACAACTGCACGATTTTCGATAGGCaactttgaaatatttgttttttctactcaaccaaataaaaattacaataggGCTCCCGTACGCTAaatattctggtataaaatcggtGACGTTTAAGATGAATGTCATGGTATAATTAGTTCTCACCACATTCACATGTAAAATATCGTAACAATACAGGGGAATCCAAGAGAATACAAACAAGTTTATTACAGATATCAAGTAAGAAGTTTTAGCTTTCAATGTTTTGCTTTTAATGTTGCAGTAAATGACAAGTGCAAGTAAGGCAAAAAGTAAAACGTGTTCTATGTAATTAGTATGAAAAAAGAATATATGGTCGCAAACAATGTAGTCAATAATAATTTTGATAGTACACAGCAAATAAATAATAAGGACAGAATGGTCATAAAGCTTTTGTACAAAAGGTTTCATGTTGGTCTTACTTACTGCTAAAAGCCACTCCAAGCCAATACCGAACATACACAAAAACATACCAGTTACACCAGTAGTCACAAATTGATCTACAACACAGAGCAACTTAGCACCGAAATCCTCGAAATACTGGTATAATTTAAAAACTTGCAGTATAATTAAATATATTGGCTCTTTAGACCACATAAAGATA from Diabrotica virgifera virgifera chromosome 5, PGI_DIABVI_V3a includes these protein-coding regions:
- the LOC126884714 gene encoding uncharacterized protein LOC126884714, which produces MATPFLSNLNYDESIGIDNVFENHDEAHFDNFMRYVRLMDKVSTFMAITEIIQFFLILGVIGINIYFIGIVCRNKNLYTIKANRYLLHCFIFNIFMWSKEPIYLIILQVFKLYQYFEDFGAKLLCVVDQFVTTGVTGMFLCMFGIGLEWLLAVSKTNMKPFVQKLYDHSVLIIYLLCTIKIIIDYIVCDHIFFFHTNYIEHVLLFALLALVIYCNIKSKTLKAKTSYLISVINLFVFSWIPLYCYDILHVNVVRTNYTMTFILNVTDFIPEYLAYGSPIVIFIWLSRKNKYFKVAYRKSCSCCTCCRAISDYSGDDETFEDSEEMDHVENVENMSNNATLL